The following is a genomic window from Candidatus Liberimonas magnetica.
TAGGAAACAAAACGTTATCTTTACAATCCTTCTTGCCAGATTCATCAATACTGTCATGGTCAATTATTCTAACTTTGACATCTTGATTATCAGCTTCCATTTACATATTTGTAAATTTAATTGATTCTTTTTTGTAAAATAGTACGTTAGTGAAGCTACCAAAACCGAACCAAAAATGCTTATGCTAGCAACAATCATTGAATTAAGTGAAATAATTTCATTCATTTTCTATTCAGCACGCAATGTTGGTAAGGCGGCTTGGTTTCGTAGCGAGAAAGCTGGATTTTGAGCGAAACTTAAAAATCTGAGGCGAAGTTTAGTGTGCTAAATTAGCCGAAGATTTTTGATGTTATAGCCAAAATATCGCTTTCGCAGTAGAAACAAGAGCCGTTTTACCAACATTTACTATAACCGCAAGAGTGGCACACAGCACAGCCTTCTCCGAATTCAAGCATCTCGCCGCATTCCGGGCACTGGGGGCAAGAGCCTACCATATCTCGTTTGTTCGGTATTATGGGCGGCTTGTTTTTCAATATCTCGCTAAGGTCTATATTTTCGCCTTGCGCTTCGCCCAACTGCGGATTAGCTTCGTTTTGTGCAACACTTTTCTTTTCATTAAAAAGATCCGGGACCATTTGATCCCTCTGGTAACTCTGCAAAGCCTTTGCTATAGCATCGGCACAGGAAAGTATGGCTCCGCCTTCGGTAAGTGTAGGCGAAGGGCACCTGATGCCTTTAAGTTGATAGACTATCTCTTCCTGGTTTATACCTGAACGAAGTGCCAAAGATATGAGCCTTGATACAGCTTCTGCCTGGGAAGCAGTACAGCCGCCGGATTTTCCAAGCTGGGTAAACACTTCGCAGGCACCGTGTTCGTCCTCGTTTACAGTAACGTACATCTTTCCGCAGCCTGTGTTCATAAGAAGGGTAACGCCTCTTGTCATGCGCGGCCTGTTGCGCGGGCCTCTTGGCTTTCTTTCGTCCGTGCCTATTTCCTGTTTCTTTGCATTGTCAAGGTTAAGCACCTGCGTATCCCTGCTCCTGTCCCTGTAAACAGTTACGCCTTTGCAGCCCAATTTATAGGCTAGGCTGTAGACTCCTGCCACATCTTCCTTCGTGGCATCATGAGGGAAATTAACGGTCTTAGAAACCGCATTATCCGTATATTTCTGGAAAGCTGCCTGGACCCTTATGTGGTCTTCCGGGCTTATATCGTGAGCTGTAGTAAATATCCTTCTTATCTTTTCCGGGATTTCCTTTAATTCTTTTATGCTCCCTTTTTCGGCTATCTTTTTCATCAGTTCGGGCGTATGAAAACCCTGTTCTTTGGCTATAGTTTCAAAATACGGGTTTACTTCGAACATCTCATTGTTATCAAGGACATTGGACCTTTTATACACAATAGCAAAAAGCGGTTCTATGCCCCCGGACGCGCCTGCAATTATGCCAATGGTCCCTGTAGGCGCTATAGTTGTTAAGGTGGCATTTCTTCTGGGTTTGCCATCGCTGAAAACACTTTTTGGGAAATTCGGGAAAGCCCCTCTTTTTTCGGCAAGTCCTTCGGACTCTTCTCTTGCCTTATCATGAATGAATGACATCACTTTTTCTGCCAGCCTTAAAGCCTCGTGAGAATTATAAGGCATTTCAAGCTGGATAAGCGCATCTGCCCAGCCCATAATGCCGAGGCCTATTTTTCTGTTTGATCTCGTCATCTCCGCGATTTTATCAATAGGATAAGCGTTCATATCTATTACGTTATCCAAGAAGTGTACAGAAGTCTTTGTTATCTTTTCTAAGTTTTTCCAATCGATCTTACGGTCTATTACCAGCTTTGCCATATTTATTGAGCCAAGGTTACAAGACTCGTACGGAAGAAGAGGCTGCTCGCCGCAAGGGTTGGTAGATTCTATATCTGCTATGGTGGGGGTAGGGTTTGCTTTGTTCATCCGGTCTATAAAAACTATTCCGGGTTCGCCGTTCTTCCAGGCCTGGTCAACTACCTTTGCAAAAACCTCTTTTGCATCAAGGTAGCCGTCAACTTCTTTGGTCCTGGGATTGGAAAGGGCATATTCCCTTTCTTCTTCAACCGCGTTCATAAACTCTTCGGTAATACCTACCGATATATTAAAGTTATTTAAAGCGGCGTTGTTATTTTTGCAGGTAATAAAATCCATGATATCCGGATGGTCGATGCGCAGTATCCCCATGTTTGCGCCGCGGCGTGTCCCGCCCTGCTTTATCGCTTCGGTTGCAGCATTAAAAACCTGCATAAAAGAAACCGGCCCTGAAGAGATGCCGCTTGTGCTTCTTACAACATCTTTCTTGGGGCGCAGCCTTGAAAAAGAAAACCCTGTGCCTCCGCCTGACTTATGTATCAAGGCGGTATATTTGAGCGCTTCGAATATGGAATCCATCGAGTCTTCTATAGGTAAAACGAAACAAGCCGACAACTGCTGAAGGGACCTGCCGGCATTCATGAGCGTCGGAGAGTTAGGCAAAAAACTCAAGGTTGACATTAACACATAGAATTCCTGCGCTATAAGGTCAACATTTGCGTTCGGGTCATAGATCTTGTCGGCCTGGGCGATGTTTTCAGCAACGCGCCATAAAAGGTCTTCAGGGGTTTCGATAACTTTTCCTTCCAGATCTTTCTGCAGGTAACGTTTTTTCAAAACGGTAAGCGCATTCGGCGACAGATCCGGCTTTACCTTTAGAAACAACTCTTTCAAATTTAAACTGGTAGCCATCCTACCCTCCTAAACAATTTATTAGTAAATTGCTTTTTTAATTATTATCTACAAATGCCTTGTTCTTCTTTTGTTCGTTTTCTTTCTTAAGTTTCTTGAGCTCTGCAAGAAATGTGTCAATATCGCCGAACTGTTTGTACACCGAAGAAAAACGGATGTATGCTATCAAGTCTATGTCGAGCAGCCTCTTGAGCACCTTTTCTCCTATCACCTGGCTTTCGACTTCCATTACATAGTCCTGCAACTCGTATTCTACTTCACTTACGATTTTCTCGATAGTATCGCTTGATATAGGCCTTTTCTCGCACGCCCTCATCACACCGTCAAGAAGTTTCTTGCGGTTAAACGGCTCCCTCCTGTTATCTGACTTTACCACCATAAGCGGTGTAACCTCATGCCTCTCATAAGTGGTAAAACGTTTCTTGCATTCAAGACACTCTCTGCGCCTTCTTATTACAGATGAGCTGTCAAGAGGCCTTGAATCTATTACCTGGTCATTAGCGCTGTTACAGTACGGACATCTCATAAACAACCACCTCCGAATGTTGTCCCGCCATTGCGGGATGTCACATTATCCAAAATAACCTCCGGCTTTCATCCTTCGTAGTACTACGGAGAACGGGCTTGCCGGAAGAGTTCCACTAAAATAGGGTTAGATACACTATATATTGGGCTATTCGGTTTTTAGAGCGTACATCTTGGGCTTAAAAGAAAAACAAAAAAGCCATATTTTTAACTTAACAATACAACATATCTGGCTTTGGGTATTATACTATACTATAAATTGTATGTCAACACTTTTAAAATATTTTTTGTTTGGATAAAAACAGGCCAATTACCGTCAATGAACTTAAATGCAAAATGAAAATTGTAAAATGAAAAATTGTTGTATCCCGCTTTGCGGGATTATTTAAATAAGTCCCGCAAGGCGGGACACATTAATTTTGCATTTTTCATTTTGCATTTTGAATTTCCTGTATTTTAGGACCAGATGCTGGTTTTCTCAACGCTTATAGTCTCTTCTCTTTTTCTTCCCAAGGAAATAAGCGATATCTTTGTTCCGACAAGTTCGGCAATTCTTTTTACATATTTTTTTGCATTGGCCGGAAGACCGCTGTACTTTGTAACGCCCCTTACTCTTCCCTTAAATCCGTCCATCTCTTCATACACAGGTATACAGTTTGCCTGGATAGTCCTGGAGGCAGGAAAATGGTTAATTGTCTTGCCTTTATATTTATAGGCAACACATATTTTTATCTTATCCAAATCTTCTAAACAATCAAGTTTTGTTATTACGAGTTTGTCTATACCATTCAACCTTACGCTGTGGCGGACGACGACAGCGTCAAACCACCCGCAGCGCCTCGGCCTTCCGGTCGTTGCGCCGTACTCTTTCCCTTTTTCCCTGAGATAATCGCCAAGTTTATCCTTAAGTTCTGTAGGGAACGGTCCCCCGCCGACCCTTGTTGTATAGGCTTTTACGACTCCAAGAACCGAGCCTATTTTTGTAGGGCCTACACCGGCGCCCGTACAAGCACCGCCGGATATCGGGTTTGACGAAGTGACATAAGGATAAGTGCCGAAATCAAGGTCCAGCAGCGTCCCTTGAGCGCTCTCAAAGAGAATATTTTTATTTTTTTCTATGGCATCTTCCAAAAGAAGCGATGTATTACAAACAAAAGGCCTTAAGAACTTGCTTAAGACAGGATAAACACTTAATATTTCTTGTCTTACTTTATTTACAGATACTATTGTTTTAAGCAACGGCGCTTTTTCTTTTAAATTTTTGTCAAGCAGATCCAGGAAAACCTCTTTCTCAAGATAATCCACTACCCTTATACCGAGCCTTGTAACCTTATCAGCGTAAGCCGGGCCGATCCCGCGTTTGGTCGTACCGATCCTTATTTTACCCTGTTCTCTAAGTTCATCTAAATACTTATGATAAGGCAGTATTACATGCGCCAATTCGCTTATGAATAACCTGCCTTTGATCTTTACTTTTTTAGAGTCAAGAAGCTTGGCTTCGGTATGTAAACCCTGGGGGTCTATCACTACGCCATTCGCAATAAAACATTTTTTATTCGGTAAAAGAACTCCTGATGGGATCAAATGAAGCACAAAGGGCTTGTTTTCAAAGATTATAGTATGCCCTGCATTATTTCCGCCTTGATAGCGTACTATATAATCAGCTTTCTGGGAAAGATAATGCACGACCTTACCTTTACCTTCATCCCCCCATTGGGTTCCTATGACTACTAATGATGACATATAATACCCCTGTTTTTCAGTGACCAGTGAACAGTAACCATTGACCACCAAATACTTACAACAAAAAACTATATGGTTTTGCTTTACGGTTACTGATTACTGGTCCCTGGTCATTGTTCACTGTATATTTGGCGCCCTCAACGAGATTCGAACTCGTGTCGCATCCTTGAAAGGGATGTGTCCTGGACCCCTAGACGATGAGGGCTTTTTCAGTGACCAGTGAACAGTTACCAGTGACCAACAA
Proteins encoded in this region:
- the nrdR gene encoding transcriptional regulator NrdR; translated protein: MRCPYCNSANDQVIDSRPLDSSSVIRRRRECLECKKRFTTYERHEVTPLMVVKSDNRREPFNRKKLLDGVMRACEKRPISSDTIEKIVSEVEYELQDYVMEVESQVIGEKVLKRLLDIDLIAYIRFSSVYKQFGDIDTFLAELKKLKKENEQKKNKAFVDNN
- a CDS encoding adenylosuccinate synthase yields the protein MSSLVVIGTQWGDEGKGKVVHYLSQKADYIVRYQGGNNAGHTIIFENKPFVLHLIPSGVLLPNKKCFIANGVVIDPQGLHTEAKLLDSKKVKIKGRLFISELAHVILPYHKYLDELREQGKIRIGTTKRGIGPAYADKVTRLGIRVVDYLEKEVFLDLLDKNLKEKAPLLKTIVSVNKVRQEILSVYPVLSKFLRPFVCNTSLLLEDAIEKNKNILFESAQGTLLDLDFGTYPYVTSSNPISGGACTGAGVGPTKIGSVLGVVKAYTTRVGGGPFPTELKDKLGDYLREKGKEYGATTGRPRRCGWFDAVVVRHSVRLNGIDKLVITKLDCLEDLDKIKICVAYKYKGKTINHFPASRTIQANCIPVYEEMDGFKGRVRGVTKYSGLPANAKKYVKRIAELVGTKISLISLGRKREETISVEKTSIWS
- a CDS encoding vitamin B12-dependent ribonucleotide reductase, whose translation is MATSLNLKELFLKVKPDLSPNALTVLKKRYLQKDLEGKVIETPEDLLWRVAENIAQADKIYDPNANVDLIAQEFYVLMSTLSFLPNSPTLMNAGRSLQQLSACFVLPIEDSMDSIFEALKYTALIHKSGGGTGFSFSRLRPKKDVVRSTSGISSGPVSFMQVFNAATEAIKQGGTRRGANMGILRIDHPDIMDFITCKNNNAALNNFNISVGITEEFMNAVEEEREYALSNPRTKEVDGYLDAKEVFAKVVDQAWKNGEPGIVFIDRMNKANPTPTIADIESTNPCGEQPLLPYESCNLGSINMAKLVIDRKIDWKNLEKITKTSVHFLDNVIDMNAYPIDKIAEMTRSNRKIGLGIMGWADALIQLEMPYNSHEALRLAEKVMSFIHDKAREESEGLAEKRGAFPNFPKSVFSDGKPRRNATLTTIAPTGTIGIIAGASGGIEPLFAIVYKRSNVLDNNEMFEVNPYFETIAKEQGFHTPELMKKIAEKGSIKELKEIPEKIRRIFTTAHDISPEDHIRVQAAFQKYTDNAVSKTVNFPHDATKEDVAGVYSLAYKLGCKGVTVYRDRSRDTQVLNLDNAKKQEIGTDERKPRGPRNRPRMTRGVTLLMNTGCGKMYVTVNEDEHGACEVFTQLGKSGGCTASQAEAVSRLISLALRSGINQEEIVYQLKGIRCPSPTLTEGGAILSCADAIAKALQSYQRDQMVPDLFNEKKSVAQNEANPQLGEAQGENIDLSEILKNKPPIIPNKRDMVGSCPQCPECGEMLEFGEGCAVCHSCGYSKCW